A region of the Blochmannia endosymbiont of Camponotus nipponensis genome:
GATTAGCAGTCAAATACGCTTAAATCTATTTATTAAAAAAGGTATAAATACTGCTAATATTAAAATAATTACAGAAAACAAAGAAGTATTTCTTTTAGGAATTGTTACCCATGAAGAAAATAAATATACCAAAAAAATTGCGAATTCAGTAAACGGAGTAAAAAATGTATTTACTGTGTTTTCTTATACATAAAATACGAGACATAATTAAAAACTACATCAAAAAAAATTCTAAATATAGAAAGTTACTGATAAAAAATACATCTAATACATTATAATATATATTTATAAATTAATGTTACTTTAAATATCACCCATAAACACTTAAAAAATAACATATTTATAAATATACAAAAATCACAACTAAATAATACAACCTTTTTCCACTATCCATCCATAATTTACAATCTATAAACATATACAATAATTAACATAAAACAATAATAAATATATAGATTATTTATATAAAATAAAATTTTTCATGTTGTATCTGATGATTCAATCCCCCATTCAATAACCCAATTACATTTCCTAATATCAATGTATACGGAACTGAACTACAATCACACATTTATATGACTTTATAAAAACATCTAACCCCACATACACATTTAAATCATATTACTAAATTTAGCTTGAAATTGTCACAAATTTGTTCCTAATCAATACATATATCGATACTCACTCAAATTAAATTAACTCTAATCTCGTTAAGAACAAGAGAATATTTGCTTCATGATAATATAGTTATAAACATAATCAAATTGCCACAATTTACTATTTACATTATTAATATAAAAACCAATCACCATCATGTACCAACTTTTATTTAAAACAATAACTATTAAAAATATCTTACATTCCAAGATAACAAAAATTAATTCGTATATTATTATATACGATTACTCTACCATAATTATTTTTATCCTCTTCCAATAAAAGAATTTACCACTAACTTTATATATTTGATTGATCAAATATATAAGAAATAAAAAACTATAATGCTTATTATATAACTAATTACTGTTACAATCAACAACTAAAAATAGCCACCTGAATTTAAAAATCATTTGATTAAACACACAAAAACACTGTATTTTCTCTAAATTCACACTAAAATTTGTTAAATAACTAATATAAACAGACAACCTATCCTGATCTTCTCTAAAATATTTATCTACCAAATTACAATAAATGCTGATTCAATACATCAAAATTATATCAACCATACCATCATCAACCTAATATTGCCATCATCTTACTCATCAAACTATGCCAATATAATTAAGTCCAACACTTATTACGTTTTTTATTCTTAATAAAAATTTTATATTTCACTTCAAAAATTACTAACATAGTAATATAAAAAATAAATAAATCCTACTACTCATTCACTAATGCAAACGCAAGACTATATTTAATAGATATCAACGCTTAGAAAACTGAGGGCGTCTACGTGCTTTACGTAAACCCACTTTTTTTCTTTCCACCTCTCTAGAGTCCCTAGTCACTAATCCAACTGAACGTAATACACCACGCAATTTCTCATCATACTGCAATAATGCCCGAGTCACCCCATGACATATCGCTCCAGCTTGCCCAGATACACCGCCACCTTTTACGGTAATATATACATCTAATTTATTGGATAAATTAGTAATTTTCAAAGGTCTCATAATAATTGATTGAACATTATTTTTAGGAAAATATTGATCTAATGTACGTTTATTTATAATAACTTTTCCATTATTCATCGTTCCTAATTTAAGAAACACTCGAGCAGAAGCACTCTTTCTTCGTCCAGTACCATAATAATATTGATTATTAAAAGTTATGGTTTTATTATTTTCCATCCTATTTACTCATTAACAATCTATATACTGAGGTACTTGTGCAGCATGTGCATGAACACTACCTGAATACACTCTAAGTCTACCATACATCATGCGACCTAAAGGACCTTTAGGCAACATGCCTCTTACTGCAATTTCAATTACCTTCTCAGGATGTCTACTTATCATCCTTTTAAAATTAGATTGCTTAATGCCTCCAATATATCCAGTATGATGATAATAAATTTTGCAGTCACGTTTATGACCGCTCACAGATACTTCTGTTGCATTCAAAACAATAACATAATCTCCCATGTCAACATGAGGAGTGTATTCCACTTTATGCTTACCAATTAAATATCTAGCAATTACAGTAGATAGACGACCAAGTATTTTATTTTTAGCATCAATAATATGCCATGTTCGCCTAATTACATTTGTTTTTACCATAAAAGTTCTCATGGAAATAATACACTCAATTCAATATAAATATTCAAACTTATTACTAACCAAAAAGAAACGATTGAATATACCACACAACGCCGTACATTCCATACATGTTACCACAGTTTACTTTTATAAAAAAAATAAAATTTCTCTAATTGTTTATACCCTACAATCAGTAGGCATTAATATTTAATTCATGAAATACCTCAATCCGTATATCATAACATAAATTAATTGATAAAATAATTAAAAAATATTATTAAAATTACATTTAACACTGAATACATCATTCTTATATCTTTACAATAAATAAAATAATAATTTATATTTTGAAATATGATTGTTACTATCGTTTAATTTTTTAAAAACACTGGGG
Encoded here:
- the rpsI gene encoding 30S ribosomal protein S9 → MENNKTITFNNQYYYGTGRRKSASARVFLKLGTMNNGKVIINKRTLDQYFPKNNVQSIIMRPLKITNLSNKLDVYITVKGGGVSGQAGAICHGVTRALLQYDEKLRGVLRSVGLVTRDSREVERKKVGLRKARRRPQFSKR
- the rplM gene encoding 50S ribosomal protein L13, which translates into the protein MRTFMVKTNVIRRTWHIIDAKNKILGRLSTVIARYLIGKHKVEYTPHVDMGDYVIVLNATEVSVSGHKRDCKIYYHHTGYIGGIKQSNFKRMISRHPEKVIEIAVRGMLPKGPLGRMMYGRLRVYSGSVHAHAAQVPQYIDC